One segment of Novipirellula artificiosorum DNA contains the following:
- a CDS encoding Gfo/Idh/MocA family protein, whose amino-acid sequence MKTTRRTFLASAAAAGTVAAITHRDAVADETSPLKIGVIGVGWYGMVDAKAALKVGGVEIVAICDVDRDHLTKSADELEKLQGKRPAEYKLYEEMLEKAELDAMIIGTPPHWHALQLQAALDYGLNVYCEKPLSYDVREGRAMVDAVAASGQVVQIGFQRRQSKAFQQVKEYIESGKAGRIVQAEVQIHYNAGTGDATPQDPPTSLDWDLWCGPAPKIPYSPQVGHKKWRLEKTTGHGHMVDWGIHNLDATRMMLGLSMPKQINASGGLYQYAGSITTPDTMTVNFEFDELPVVWRHRLWGATEYDADTTNGVFLYGEKATIFVADQRWVVIPKGKSAPREVNEVKSDMGTLQMANFLAAVRGEEELACPIIEAFKSTAMVQLGMIAYESNSVVRWDEASEQIVNNEAAAKLLKREYREPWKHPHVTS is encoded by the coding sequence ATGAAGACCACCCGCCGCACGTTTTTGGCATCCGCTGCCGCCGCTGGCACCGTCGCTGCGATCACCCATCGCGATGCCGTCGCCGATGAAACGTCCCCGTTGAAGATCGGCGTGATTGGCGTGGGATGGTACGGCATGGTCGATGCGAAAGCTGCCTTGAAGGTTGGCGGAGTCGAGATTGTCGCAATTTGTGATGTCGATCGTGACCACTTGACGAAGTCAGCGGATGAGCTTGAGAAACTGCAAGGGAAACGGCCTGCGGAGTATAAGCTCTACGAAGAGATGCTGGAAAAAGCGGAGCTCGACGCCATGATCATCGGGACGCCGCCTCATTGGCATGCCTTGCAATTGCAAGCAGCGCTGGATTATGGGCTGAACGTTTACTGCGAAAAACCGTTGTCGTACGACGTTCGCGAAGGCCGGGCGATGGTGGATGCCGTCGCAGCCAGCGGCCAAGTGGTTCAAATTGGTTTTCAGCGTCGCCAAAGCAAAGCGTTTCAACAAGTCAAGGAGTACATCGAGTCAGGAAAAGCGGGCCGGATCGTTCAGGCCGAGGTTCAAATTCACTATAACGCTGGTACCGGCGACGCAACGCCTCAAGATCCACCCACCTCACTCGATTGGGACTTGTGGTGTGGTCCCGCGCCAAAAATCCCCTACAGCCCCCAGGTGGGGCACAAGAAATGGCGGCTGGAAAAGACAACGGGCCACGGTCACATGGTCGATTGGGGCATTCACAACCTTGACGCGACGAGGATGATGCTTGGCCTCTCGATGCCGAAACAAATCAATGCATCTGGTGGTCTCTACCAATACGCAGGCTCCATCACAACGCCGGATACGATGACGGTCAACTTTGAGTTTGATGAGTTACCGGTTGTATGGCGGCATCGATTGTGGGGTGCTACCGAATATGATGCGGATACGACCAATGGCGTTTTTCTGTATGGCGAGAAGGCGACCATTTTTGTTGCCGATCAACGCTGGGTGGTGATTCCCAAAGGGAAGTCGGCCCCGCGAGAAGTCAACGAAGTCAAAAGCGATATGGGAACGCTTCAGATGGCGAACTTCTTGGCGGCAGTTCGCGGTGAAGAAGAGTTGGCATGCCCGATCATCGAAGCCTTCAAATCAACGGCGATGGTTCAATTGGGCATGATTGCCTACGAAAGTAATTCCGTGGTCCGTTGGGACGAAGCGTCCGAGCAAATCGTCAACAATGAAGCGGCAGCGAAGTTGCTGAAACGTGAGTACCGTGAACCATGGAAGCATCCCCACGTCACCTCGTAG
- a CDS encoding outer membrane protein assembly factor BamB family protein has translation MRWLLCSASLRVMLVSSICSLSPFALVGRAEDQPQWGRPHSRNMVSDETGLPSDFDPETGHHIKWSAPLGTHGYGSPTIASGKVLIGANNAEPRDPRHVGDRSVLLCLDEQDGSMDWQLVVPRIEGGDIFKDWPNISMSSPPTIEGDRVYTMTNRFEVVCLDLHGQSNGNDGPYLDEGKHMVSLDSDTGPMDVTSIDADIIWMFDLLAEVGSYPHDGSHCSVLIDGENLYVNTCNGVDNTHKVIRSPEAPSLVVLDKSTGRLVAQDVERIGPQIFHSTWSSPAMGEINGQRLAFFAGGDGILYGFKALDPRGGPSAPVALERPWRFDCDPEAPKQDIHSFLRNRKVSPSNVKSMPVLDGERLYVTYGGDIWWGKNEAWLVCVDATGQGEVTHSARLWTYPLEKHVCSTPSVYKGMVFVADCGGKLHCINAETGEAYWTEDIGREVWGSTLVADGKVYVGTRAGDFWIFAADKVKQPIAHIQFDSPIHTSPVAANGVLYVATLKRLYAIEQK, from the coding sequence ATGCGTTGGCTGCTCTGCTCTGCAAGTCTCCGAGTGATGCTTGTTTCGTCGATTTGTTCGCTCAGCCCTTTCGCCCTGGTCGGGCGGGCCGAAGATCAACCTCAATGGGGGCGTCCCCACTCTCGCAACATGGTGTCGGATGAAACGGGCTTGCCATCCGATTTCGATCCGGAAACAGGTCATCACATCAAGTGGTCCGCGCCGCTCGGGACCCACGGCTATGGTTCGCCTACGATCGCGTCTGGAAAAGTCTTGATTGGAGCCAACAATGCCGAACCGCGCGACCCCAGACACGTGGGGGACCGCAGCGTGCTGCTCTGCTTAGACGAGCAGGACGGCAGCATGGATTGGCAATTGGTCGTTCCCCGCATCGAAGGTGGCGACATCTTCAAAGATTGGCCGAACATCAGCATGTCGTCTCCACCCACGATCGAAGGAGACCGTGTCTACACGATGACGAATCGTTTTGAGGTGGTGTGCCTCGACCTGCATGGTCAGTCGAACGGCAACGACGGCCCCTATCTCGATGAAGGCAAGCACATGGTATCGCTGGATTCTGACACCGGACCCATGGATGTGACCAGCATCGATGCGGACATCATTTGGATGTTTGATTTGCTTGCCGAAGTCGGATCCTATCCTCATGACGGTTCCCACTGCAGCGTGCTGATAGATGGTGAGAATCTTTACGTCAACACATGTAACGGCGTTGACAACACGCACAAAGTGATTCGTTCGCCGGAAGCACCCAGTTTGGTGGTGCTCGACAAATCCACGGGACGCTTAGTGGCACAAGATGTCGAGCGGATTGGGCCTCAGATTTTTCATTCAACGTGGTCATCACCTGCAATGGGCGAGATCAATGGCCAAAGGCTTGCCTTCTTCGCGGGCGGTGACGGGATCCTGTACGGCTTCAAGGCACTCGACCCCCGTGGCGGCCCGTCGGCACCTGTGGCATTGGAACGACCATGGCGTTTCGATTGCGACCCCGAGGCTCCCAAACAGGATATCCACAGCTTTTTGCGGAATCGCAAGGTGAGCCCAAGTAACGTCAAAAGCATGCCGGTTCTCGACGGTGAGCGATTGTACGTGACCTATGGAGGTGATATTTGGTGGGGGAAGAACGAGGCCTGGCTTGTCTGCGTCGATGCGACGGGGCAAGGCGAGGTCACCCACTCTGCGCGTCTTTGGACCTATCCTCTCGAAAAACACGTCTGTTCGACGCCGTCGGTCTACAAGGGCATGGTTTTTGTAGCGGATTGCGGCGGAAAGCTACACTGCATCAATGCGGAAACCGGCGAAGCCTACTGGACCGAGGATATTGGACGCGAAGTGTGGGGCTCGACGCTCGTCGCAGACGGAAAGGTCTACGTCGGGACGCGCGCCGGTGATTTTTGGATCTTCGCTGCCGACAAAGTGAAGCAACCTATCGCCCACATCCAATTCGATTCACCGATTCACACCAGCCCCGTCGCGGCGAACGGCGTGCTGTATGTTGCCACGCTCAAACGCTTGTATGCCATCGAACAGAAATAG
- a CDS encoding glycoside hydrolase family 27 protein, whose protein sequence is MSLRDFAATPPMGWNSWDCFGVSVTEEDVRQNAEFMAKHLKQLGWQYVVVDLCWFAPDARTDTYKTFGLDQRIDDYGRLIPDPKKFPSSAGGAGFKPLADYVHRLGLKFGIHIMRGLPWQAADRKSPIKNSTETAADVAVPTDVCLWYPNMYGINMTRPGGQAYYDSLAELYASWDVDFIKADDMNSWDGEGNKEPYHTDEIEGLAAAIAKTQRPIALSLSPGAARICNANHLRRHANMWRISFDFWDDWSALEKQFDRCAAWAPYVTAGHWPDADMLPLGRVGIRGEVGEPRFTNFTEAEQFTLMTLWCIFRSPLMFGGHLPESDPLSLRLISNPEVIAVNQQSLNNHQVARDDAHVVWIADDAATSDKYLALFNLTETDLDVEFEFSAENLSGNHRVRDLWSGTDLGEHSDRFSMEIPSHGAGLYRLIRVPL, encoded by the coding sequence ATGAGCCTTCGTGATTTTGCCGCGACGCCACCGATGGGGTGGAACAGTTGGGATTGTTTTGGGGTCAGCGTGACCGAAGAGGATGTCCGTCAGAATGCTGAATTCATGGCGAAGCATCTGAAGCAGTTGGGTTGGCAATACGTGGTCGTCGATTTGTGTTGGTTCGCTCCCGACGCGCGAACCGACACCTACAAAACCTTCGGGCTCGATCAGCGGATCGACGACTACGGGCGGTTGATTCCGGATCCTAAGAAATTCCCCTCTTCTGCGGGTGGCGCCGGATTCAAGCCGCTGGCAGATTACGTTCATCGACTGGGGCTCAAATTCGGCATTCACATCATGCGTGGCTTGCCATGGCAAGCTGCGGATCGGAAGTCGCCTATCAAAAACAGCACCGAGACAGCGGCCGACGTTGCCGTTCCGACGGATGTCTGTTTGTGGTATCCGAACATGTACGGCATCAATATGACTCGTCCTGGCGGGCAAGCCTATTACGACTCGCTCGCGGAACTCTATGCGTCCTGGGATGTTGACTTCATCAAGGCGGACGACATGAATTCTTGGGATGGCGAAGGCAACAAGGAACCGTACCATACTGATGAAATCGAAGGTTTGGCCGCGGCAATCGCGAAGACCCAACGTCCCATCGCCCTCAGTTTGTCGCCCGGTGCGGCAAGAATCTGTAATGCCAATCATCTTCGCCGCCACGCGAACATGTGGCGTATTTCGTTTGATTTTTGGGACGATTGGTCGGCGCTCGAAAAACAGTTCGATCGTTGTGCGGCTTGGGCTCCCTATGTCACCGCTGGACATTGGCCTGATGCCGACATGCTGCCACTGGGCAGGGTGGGGATTCGCGGTGAGGTCGGAGAACCTCGGTTTACGAACTTCACCGAAGCGGAACAATTCACGCTCATGACGTTATGGTGCATCTTTCGATCGCCGCTGATGTTCGGAGGGCATTTACCGGAGAGTGATCCACTCTCGCTACGGCTGATCAGCAATCCCGAAGTGATCGCGGTGAACCAACAGAGCTTGAACAACCACCAAGTGGCCCGCGATGACGCTCATGTGGTCTGGATCGCGGATGATGCCGCAACCAGCGACAAGTACCTTGCGCTGTTCAACCTGACCGAGACCGACCTCGACGTCGAATTCGAATTCTCGGCTGAGAATTTGTCGGGGAATCATCGTGTCCGCGATCTGTGGTCTGGGACCGATTTGGGAGAACACAGCGACCGTTTCTCGATGGAAATCCCATCTCACGGAGCTGGATTGTACCGGTTGATCCGCGTACCCCTTTAA
- a CDS encoding SLC5 family protein — protein MPVPLPLPCFAAIEFSLTSWDYVAFFGYFFGLCLIGYFAGRKKNKTAADYFLAGRSLPWYVVGSSYVAANISTEHFIGLIGAAVIYGICVATGEWSTVIAFSFLIWLFIPYLLTSKVYTAPEFLEKRFNKSMRFIFASVTLLVNVVAFMGPVIYGGALVLVELFGFDRVTAVIVIGIASGIWAIWGGLKSIALMDVLTIVVMISGGLSVTYLGLVHLGDGDGMIAGVGKMLEVNRGDVPWAADWISENVPNILQGAEAGDGYDRLLVLQPINHYSNPWTHWVFSFFYIGLWYTVINQHMIQKVLAAKDMYHARMGMVFASFLKLLLPFIVVVPGLIFFAMKPDFLMEGSFSEQSDAVNATYILMIKQLVPTFLTGVLLAALFGAIQSTVCSVLNSTSTIFTMDFYKMFFRKNATEKEEVVVGQVAGAVILAISILVGILLATVTKVNLFIWIQALYVFFAPPFSATFLLGALWRRVSGTDALVASIVTFVFAILLKVLEFKEQLLGWADVPDWLALPSWMIPFANQGMICWALCMVVCAVSAMITAPPPRENVSDDLTFNWKELRLGGGLGDHWYSSVTLWWAISLLSMIGFVVLFSIVL, from the coding sequence ATGCCTGTTCCGCTGCCCCTGCCCTGTTTCGCCGCGATCGAGTTCTCCTTGACCTCTTGGGACTACGTGGCCTTCTTCGGCTACTTTTTCGGGCTCTGCTTGATTGGCTACTTTGCGGGACGAAAAAAGAACAAGACGGCCGCCGATTACTTTCTGGCGGGCCGTTCCTTGCCATGGTACGTCGTTGGATCGTCTTATGTTGCTGCAAACATCTCGACCGAACACTTTATTGGGCTGATTGGCGCCGCCGTCATCTATGGGATCTGCGTTGCAACGGGGGAATGGAGCACGGTCATCGCCTTCAGTTTTTTGATTTGGCTGTTTATTCCCTATCTGTTAACGTCGAAGGTCTACACCGCGCCAGAATTTCTTGAAAAACGGTTCAACAAATCGATGCGATTCATCTTCGCCTCGGTGACGTTGTTGGTAAATGTCGTCGCGTTCATGGGGCCAGTCATTTATGGTGGCGCATTGGTGCTGGTGGAGCTGTTTGGCTTTGACCGTGTTACCGCCGTGATCGTAATCGGAATTGCATCAGGGATCTGGGCCATTTGGGGCGGATTGAAGTCGATCGCCTTGATGGACGTGTTGACCATCGTGGTAATGATTAGCGGGGGCTTAAGCGTCACCTACCTGGGTCTGGTCCACCTCGGCGATGGTGATGGCATGATTGCGGGTGTCGGCAAAATGTTGGAGGTCAATCGCGGTGACGTGCCCTGGGCAGCCGATTGGATCAGCGAAAATGTGCCAAACATTCTGCAAGGCGCCGAGGCGGGCGATGGCTATGACCGATTGCTCGTGCTACAGCCCATCAATCACTATTCCAATCCCTGGACGCACTGGGTCTTCAGCTTCTTCTACATTGGTTTGTGGTACACGGTGATCAACCAGCACATGATCCAAAAAGTGTTGGCTGCGAAAGACATGTACCATGCTCGAATGGGAATGGTGTTCGCAAGTTTCCTTAAACTACTTCTTCCCTTTATTGTCGTGGTCCCTGGACTCATCTTCTTCGCCATGAAGCCTGATTTTTTGATGGAAGGCAGCTTTAGTGAGCAAAGCGATGCGGTGAATGCCACTTACATCTTGATGATCAAACAACTGGTGCCGACCTTCCTAACAGGCGTGCTGTTGGCCGCACTCTTCGGAGCCATTCAATCAACCGTTTGCTCGGTGCTGAATTCAACGTCGACGATTTTCACGATGGATTTCTACAAAATGTTCTTTCGCAAGAACGCCACCGAGAAGGAAGAAGTCGTCGTCGGCCAAGTGGCAGGTGCTGTGATCCTGGCGATTTCGATCTTGGTTGGCATTTTACTGGCAACGGTTACCAAAGTGAACTTGTTCATTTGGATCCAAGCACTCTACGTTTTCTTTGCCCCCCCCTTTTCTGCAACGTTCTTATTGGGAGCATTGTGGCGTCGAGTCAGTGGCACGGATGCCTTGGTTGCAAGTATCGTGACGTTCGTCTTCGCGATTTTGCTGAAGGTTTTGGAGTTCAAGGAGCAATTGCTTGGCTGGGCGGATGTACCGGATTGGCTCGCGTTGCCGTCTTGGATGATCCCGTTTGCTAACCAAGGCATGATTTGTTGGGCACTGTGCATGGTGGTCTGCGCCGTATCGGCAATGATCACGGCACCACCGCCGAGAGAAAACGTTTCCGATGACTTGACGTTCAACTGGAAGGAATTGCGACTCGGTGGTGGACTCGGCGATCATTGGTATTCGAGTGTCACGCTATGGTGGGCGATTAGCCTGCTGTCGATGATTGGGTTTGTTGTGTTGTTTAGTATTGTGCTGTAA
- a CDS encoding uroporphyrinogen decarboxylase family protein, which produces MNASNDFRASEGLHAASKATLYAERFARYTTAMRNEMPDRVPIRPFVAEFTGVYAGYNCQELTHNYENAFDAACQCASGFEWDAVVANMVYVWTGLAQSMGLKYYAIPGIDIPAETGFQYREPKQDDAFMKADEYDALIEDPTGFLYNVWLPRVADSIVPIGQPSTTQNNLALVKTGMAMMQYFTAFGPQVDRLRTECGTVSAISGILKAPMDILADKLRGYLGLVDDLFERPEKVLAACEALAPHLGHVAKATADPNKGVPVTIWMHRGGVPFVSPKIFKEIYWSTLKPIIQDLWSEGLQTLFYAEGSWDYHLESFAELPDRSIIYHVDQGDIFKTHDVLGDKFCLSGGVANTLLSMGTHDEIRKRCKEIIDRVAQDGGYIMDASAIVQNDATVDRMRVMTEATLEYGVYSRGHSAAELKAGGPKPLAEDAKPGTFLPPPPVGHLQPGECFPWDQKRLEIGTIQGDEAICKQTWQEMDALSNMFIWQLLLSF; this is translated from the coding sequence ATGAACGCTTCGAATGACTTCCGTGCAAGCGAGGGTTTGCACGCCGCCTCGAAGGCAACCCTGTATGCGGAACGCTTTGCCCGCTACACGACGGCGATGCGGAACGAAATGCCCGATCGTGTTCCGATTCGACCGTTTGTCGCCGAGTTTACCGGCGTCTATGCAGGCTACAACTGCCAAGAACTCACACACAACTACGAGAATGCGTTTGATGCAGCTTGTCAATGCGCGTCGGGATTTGAGTGGGACGCCGTGGTTGCCAACATGGTTTACGTCTGGACCGGTTTAGCGCAATCGATGGGACTGAAGTACTACGCGATTCCTGGGATTGATATTCCTGCCGAAACGGGCTTTCAGTATCGGGAACCGAAGCAAGACGATGCGTTCATGAAGGCGGACGAGTACGATGCCTTAATCGAAGATCCCACCGGTTTCCTGTACAACGTCTGGCTGCCTCGCGTTGCGGACTCGATTGTGCCAATCGGACAACCGAGCACGACGCAAAACAACCTGGCTTTGGTCAAGACCGGGATGGCGATGATGCAGTACTTCACAGCGTTTGGGCCTCAAGTCGATCGATTGCGGACGGAGTGTGGCACCGTGTCGGCGATCTCAGGCATTTTGAAGGCTCCGATGGACATTCTGGCCGACAAACTGCGAGGCTACTTGGGATTGGTGGACGATCTGTTCGAGCGTCCCGAAAAAGTCTTGGCTGCTTGCGAGGCGTTGGCACCGCATCTTGGTCATGTGGCGAAGGCGACCGCGGATCCGAACAAGGGTGTTCCGGTGACGATCTGGATGCACCGCGGTGGAGTTCCGTTTGTGTCACCCAAAATATTTAAGGAGATCTATTGGTCGACGCTCAAACCGATCATCCAGGATCTCTGGTCCGAAGGGTTGCAAACGTTGTTTTACGCCGAAGGCAGCTGGGACTACCACCTCGAATCGTTCGCGGAATTGCCCGATCGCAGTATCATTTACCATGTAGATCAAGGAGACATTTTCAAGACGCACGATGTCTTAGGCGATAAATTCTGCTTGAGTGGTGGTGTGGCAAACACGCTGTTGTCGATGGGGACGCATGACGAGATCCGTAAGCGTTGCAAGGAGATCATCGATCGTGTGGCCCAAGACGGTGGCTACATCATGGACGCAAGTGCCATCGTGCAAAACGATGCGACGGTGGATCGAATGCGTGTAATGACCGAGGCGACACTTGAATATGGCGTTTATTCGCGCGGTCATAGTGCCGCCGAGTTGAAGGCTGGTGGCCCCAAGCCGCTAGCCGAAGATGCAAAACCAGGCACCTTCTTGCCGCCTCCCCCGGTCGGCCATCTGCAACCGGGCGAGTGTTTCCCGTGGGACCAGAAGCGTTTAGAGATCGGTACCATCCAAGGCGATGAAGCGATCTGCAAGCAAACATGGCAAGAAATGGATGCGCTGAGCAATATGTTCATCTGGCAATTGCTACTGTCGTTCTAA
- a CDS encoding serine/threonine-protein kinase: MTALLGKLRNAKPSSVAPAPDTLATAASASRSGSPSLEETHASQASPHSKTMSFAYPPGSTPLPRYTIRRGIGIGGFGEVYFAVSDAGKEVALKRIQRNLDVELRGVSHCLNLKHPNLVALYDICRDESNQAWVVMEYVAGKNLRQVLDESPNGLTEPEVRRWFTAIAAGVDHLHGAGLVHRDLKPGNVFDDLGIVKVGDYGLSKFISASHRGGHTESVGTFHYMAPEIGRGEYGREIDIYALGIVLYELQTGTVPFDGESCHEIIVKHMTASPDLSRIAEPYRTVIAKCLEKDPAKRYQRIVEMTDAIGVALPGRANAIGIQPRGSNAIEEPIQATLANAREHRATKDVADPSHAEPAVVTPTLPTHPAVPNRGPQTRHRDEPFARAVRDSLSDLERWWQSLDHSPGAKAFLMLVAVFVLIINTHWLLPLLTLIGFIYVPYYIVRQMILHVSQQPTYAQAQRLASAHAVPSRPLTRSQWRAHMRTDLRAKHTIHRAAELSTSWITAILTTLVLGIGAGVIGLRSGDVDAFTLAPYGSIMAIVMIASLAILGLGKLWERDEGESLPRRVALAGIGAGVGVTAYAVNQFLMLPLDVGLAREIDSTTLPQALYMGHEIPRASAMVAHFALLFASLRWWKPVDPLRRRRLSLWGVAVAVVVEWAIHQVLPIPQPAGMLVAGGIAIAIQLSAPWINPTRKSTVAERSKLRQPSTPGSSPASEPIGQAGGVV; encoded by the coding sequence ATGACTGCTCTTCTCGGTAAACTAAGAAATGCCAAGCCATCCAGCGTCGCGCCGGCCCCCGACACTTTGGCCACCGCCGCTTCGGCCAGTCGAAGCGGCTCACCGTCACTCGAGGAAACCCACGCCAGCCAGGCGAGTCCACACTCAAAAACCATGTCATTTGCTTATCCTCCCGGATCGACCCCCTTGCCCCGTTACACGATACGTCGTGGCATCGGGATCGGTGGGTTTGGCGAGGTCTATTTCGCGGTCAGCGACGCGGGCAAAGAAGTCGCCTTGAAACGGATCCAACGCAACCTGGATGTCGAACTGCGTGGCGTTTCCCATTGTCTGAATCTAAAGCATCCGAACTTGGTGGCGCTCTATGACATTTGCCGCGACGAGTCGAACCAAGCTTGGGTGGTGATGGAGTATGTCGCTGGAAAGAACTTGCGACAGGTTCTCGACGAATCCCCCAACGGTCTTACGGAACCCGAAGTTCGGCGTTGGTTCACTGCGATCGCGGCCGGAGTCGATCATCTGCATGGAGCCGGATTGGTTCATCGCGACCTCAAACCAGGCAATGTGTTCGACGATTTAGGCATCGTCAAGGTTGGTGACTACGGACTCAGCAAATTCATTTCTGCATCGCACCGCGGCGGTCACACGGAAAGTGTCGGCACGTTCCATTACATGGCACCTGAGATCGGTCGCGGTGAGTATGGTCGCGAAATCGACATCTACGCTCTCGGGATCGTGCTCTACGAATTGCAGACGGGAACGGTACCTTTCGACGGCGAAAGCTGCCACGAGATCATCGTCAAACACATGACGGCAAGCCCTGATTTATCTCGCATTGCCGAGCCATATCGAACGGTGATTGCCAAGTGCTTGGAAAAGGATCCGGCCAAACGGTACCAGCGAATTGTCGAAATGACCGACGCCATCGGAGTTGCCTTGCCCGGCCGCGCTAACGCGATCGGAATCCAGCCGCGGGGGAGCAACGCGATCGAAGAGCCCATTCAAGCGACCCTCGCTAATGCCCGAGAACATCGTGCCACAAAAGACGTGGCCGATCCGAGTCACGCCGAACCAGCCGTCGTTACCCCCACGCTTCCAACGCATCCAGCCGTGCCGAACCGGGGCCCGCAAACCCGACACCGGGATGAACCGTTTGCACGAGCGGTTCGGGATAGCCTTTCCGATTTGGAGCGATGGTGGCAATCGCTCGATCATTCGCCCGGGGCAAAAGCATTCTTGATGCTGGTGGCCGTGTTCGTTTTGATCATCAACACCCATTGGTTATTACCTCTGCTGACCCTCATCGGATTCATCTATGTTCCGTATTACATCGTGCGGCAGATGATCTTACACGTCAGCCAACAACCCACCTATGCTCAGGCGCAACGGCTGGCCTCTGCCCACGCGGTTCCAAGCCGACCGCTGACACGATCGCAGTGGCGTGCTCACATGCGAACCGATCTACGAGCCAAGCATACGATACATCGCGCTGCGGAACTCAGCACATCGTGGATCACAGCCATCTTGACAACGTTGGTCCTCGGAATTGGCGCCGGTGTGATCGGGCTTCGCAGTGGTGATGTCGATGCCTTCACCCTCGCCCCCTACGGCTCGATCATGGCGATCGTGATGATTGCCTCGTTAGCCATTTTGGGGCTCGGGAAACTGTGGGAACGCGACGAGGGCGAAAGCTTGCCAAGACGAGTGGCTCTCGCTGGGATTGGCGCTGGCGTCGGCGTTACGGCTTACGCTGTGAATCAGTTCTTGATGCTGCCGCTCGATGTTGGATTGGCCCGCGAGATTGACTCGACCACGCTACCTCAAGCCTTGTACATGGGTCATGAAATCCCTCGGGCATCGGCCATGGTCGCACACTTTGCGTTGTTGTTCGCTTCACTGCGGTGGTGGAAGCCCGTCGATCCGCTACGGCGGCGACGACTGAGCTTATGGGGCGTCGCCGTTGCCGTGGTCGTCGAATGGGCGATCCATCAAGTGTTGCCAATTCCGCAGCCCGCGGGCATGTTAGTCGCTGGCGGTATCGCGATCGCGATCCAATTATCGGCACCTTGGATCAACCCGACCCGAAAATCCACCGTCGCGGAACGTTCCAAATTGCGGCAACCGTCAACACCCGGTTCCTCGCCAGCAAGCGAGCCGATTGGCCAAGCAGGAGGTGTCGTATGA
- a CDS encoding thiazole synthase, giving the protein MATSPPTDLSTPDSTLTVGGHSFTSRLFVGTGRYDTMEQMRDSLSESGSQCVTVAVRRERLYDRLGQNILDFIDLDRYTLLPNTAGCFTAEDAIRTAKLGREILKTLGNPGADWVKLEVLGDSKTLLPDPVETISACKELTAEGFKVLCYTNDCPVTAQKLKAAGATSVMPAGSPIGSGQGMLNPNSFRIIMEYLKQDDPDYPVIVDAGVGTASDVSEAFELGADGVLLNTAIAYAKQPVRMARAMKHAAIAGREAFLAGRIPRKLYGSASSPEEGVISTRPYGSEKVQP; this is encoded by the coding sequence GTGGCTACCTCCCCCCCAACCGATCTCAGCACACCTGATTCCACACTGACCGTCGGGGGCCACTCGTTCACCAGTCGGCTTTTCGTGGGAACCGGCCGCTACGACACGATGGAGCAGATGCGAGATTCGCTGTCCGAATCCGGCAGCCAGTGCGTCACCGTGGCGGTTCGCCGCGAGCGGCTGTACGATCGGCTCGGCCAAAACATCCTCGATTTCATTGACCTGGATCGCTACACGTTGCTGCCGAACACGGCGGGCTGTTTCACGGCCGAGGATGCGATTCGGACCGCAAAATTGGGACGTGAAATCCTCAAGACGCTCGGCAATCCAGGTGCAGATTGGGTCAAATTGGAAGTCCTCGGTGACAGCAAGACGCTGTTGCCTGATCCGGTCGAAACGATTTCTGCCTGTAAAGAGTTGACCGCCGAAGGGTTCAAGGTGTTGTGTTACACGAATGATTGCCCCGTCACGGCCCAAAAGCTTAAGGCGGCTGGTGCGACCAGCGTGATGCCGGCTGGCAGCCCGATCGGCAGCGGCCAAGGGATGCTCAATCCCAACAGCTTTCGAATCATCATGGAATACCTGAAACAGGATGATCCGGATTATCCTGTGATTGTCGACGCGGGGGTAGGTACGGCGAGCGACGTGAGTGAAGCGTTCGAACTTGGCGCCGACGGTGTGCTGCTCAATACGGCCATCGCCTACGCGAAACAGCCCGTGCGGATGGCCCGAGCGATGAAACATGCGGCGATTGCCGGCCGCGAAGCCTTTTTGGCGGGCCGTATCCCGCGAAAACTCTACGGTAGCGCCAGCAGCCCTGAGGAAGGGGTGATTAGCACCCGTCCCTACGGCAGCGAAAAGGTCCAACCTTAG